One Antarctobacter heliothermus DNA segment encodes these proteins:
- the gmk gene encoding guanylate kinase, translating into MTLTTTRRGLLIILSSPSGAGKSTLARRLRAWDPSIVFSVSATTRPPRDGEVDGEDYHFMSELDFRKAVSHGEMLEHAHVFGNFYGSPKGPVRDAIIAGKDVLFDIDWQGAQQMTNSELALHTLSIFLLPPSIAELKRRLESRAQDDVEVIDKRMQKSWDEISHWGSYDFVLVNEDLDETEARLKSVVTAARLRRTQQPGLLDHVRSLQTEFEELS; encoded by the coding sequence ATGACCCTGACCACAACAAGACGCGGATTGCTGATTATCCTGTCCTCGCCCTCGGGCGCGGGGAAATCCACACTGGCGCGGCGGCTGCGCGCCTGGGATCCGTCGATCGTCTTTTCGGTCTCTGCCACGACGCGCCCGCCACGGGACGGCGAAGTCGACGGCGAAGACTACCATTTCATGAGTGAGTTGGATTTCAGGAAAGCGGTCAGTCACGGCGAGATGCTGGAACATGCCCATGTCTTTGGTAATTTCTACGGCTCGCCCAAGGGGCCGGTGCGCGATGCGATCATCGCGGGCAAGGATGTGCTGTTCGACATCGACTGGCAGGGCGCGCAGCAGATGACCAATTCGGAACTGGCGCTGCACACGCTGTCGATTTTCTTGTTGCCGCCGTCGATCGCTGAACTCAAGCGGCGGCTGGAATCGCGGGCGCAGGACGACGTTGAAGTGATCGACAAGCGCATGCAGAAAAGCTGGGATGAGATCAGCCATTGGGGCTCTTATGACTTTGTTCTGGTGAACGAGGATCTGGACGAAACCGAGGCCCGGTTGAAAAGCGTGGTCACCGCGGCGCGCCTGCGGCGCACCCAACAGCCCGGGCTGCTGGATCATGTCCGAAGCCTTCAAACTGAATTTGAGGAACTATCATGA
- a CDS encoding substrate-binding domain-containing protein → MKFAKLTASTLAIAAVSATAAAARDEIRIVGSSTVFPYTQAVAEQFSSVTGAASPIVESTGTGGGMKIFCGGIGEGHPDITGASRAMKKSEFDLCVENGVVDITEVQIGNDGLSIAMSRSNEFDWDLTLTEVYMALAAEVPVDGQMVANPYTMWNEINPDLPEVEILAYGPPPTSGTRDAFVELAMVAGCEEIPYIHDMGSDWAEEHCARMRQDGPFVEAGENDNLIVQRLNADANAMGIFGYSFLYENLDTLKSVHVDGVEPSPETIATGDYPISRPLFFYVKNAHRGVIPNLQDFVEEYVSEEAMGPGGYLSERGLVPLQDEPRAMVQDAAMDGVSFTAE, encoded by the coding sequence ATGAAATTCGCTAAACTGACTGCCTCGACTCTGGCAATTGCCGCTGTTTCGGCCACCGCTGCCGCCGCGCGCGACGAAATCCGCATCGTCGGTTCGTCCACAGTGTTTCCTTACACTCAGGCCGTTGCCGAGCAGTTCTCCTCTGTGACCGGCGCTGCGTCGCCGATCGTGGAATCGACCGGCACCGGCGGCGGCATGAAGATCTTCTGCGGCGGCATCGGTGAAGGCCACCCCGACATCACCGGCGCGTCGCGCGCCATGAAGAAGTCGGAATTCGACCTCTGCGTTGAAAATGGCGTTGTCGACATCACCGAAGTTCAGATCGGCAACGACGGCCTGTCCATCGCCATGTCGCGCTCCAATGAATTCGACTGGGACCTGACCCTGACCGAAGTCTACATGGCTCTGGCAGCCGAAGTTCCCGTTGACGGCCAGATGGTTGCCAACCCCTACACGATGTGGAACGAAATCAACCCCGACCTGCCCGAAGTCGAGATCCTGGCATACGGCCCCCCGCCGACATCCGGCACGCGTGACGCCTTTGTCGAACTGGCAATGGTCGCCGGTTGCGAAGAGATCCCCTACATCCACGACATGGGCAGCGACTGGGCCGAAGAGCATTGCGCACGCATGCGCCAGGACGGTCCGTTCGTTGAAGCCGGCGAAAACGACAACCTGATTGTTCAGCGCCTGAACGCCGACGCCAACGCAATGGGCATCTTCGGGTATTCGTTCCTTTACGAGAACCTCGACACCCTGAAGTCGGTTCACGTCGACGGTGTCGAGCCCAGCCCCGAGACCATCGCAACCGGCGACTACCCGATCTCGCGCCCGCTGTTCTTCTACGTCAAGAACGCACACCGCGGTGTTATCCCGAACCTTCAGGATTTCGTCGAAGAGTATGTGTCCGAAGAGGCCATGGGCCCCGGTGGCTACCTGTCCGAGCGTGGCCTGGTGCCGCTGCAGGATGAGCCCCGCGCCATGGTTCAGGACGCTGCCATGGACGGCGTGTCCTTTACCGCCGAGTAA
- the pstC gene encoding phosphate ABC transporter permease subunit PstC, translating to MTSYTFLLLLAVSIAGYIWNRQAAQAVRNGGERLHSLSGFHGFYSFLVAFVPVFLLLLVWIVLQGPVVDWMIMSGLPDGSLEGLSTGARQLILAEITTISNGTVFGTPDPWKVEAAERMIRLNQSGSVLLLCVVAILTILLIVFARFRVSAEFRARHGVERIVSGLMIACASLAIFVTVGIVLSLSFETYRFFEMVSVTEFLFGTNWEPQIPLREDQVAAEGAFGWLPVILGTIVIMFIALALAIPVGLMSAIYLNEFAPNWFRAGAKPILEILAGVPTVVYGFFAILVVAPAIRQFGQSIGLDVSPNTALAAGGVMGIMLIPFISSFADDALSAVPQSLRDGALGLGATRAEMMTTVLFPAAIPGIVGGVLLAVSRAIGETMIVVMAAGLIATMTINPLDSVTTVTVQIVTLLIGDTSFDNPKTLSAFALGMMLFIVTLIINVFAIRIVRKYREAYD from the coding sequence ATGACGTCCTACACATTCCTTCTACTGCTGGCCGTTTCGATTGCCGGTTACATCTGGAACAGGCAAGCCGCGCAGGCTGTTCGCAATGGTGGCGAACGACTGCACTCCCTGTCCGGGTTCCACGGGTTCTATTCCTTTCTGGTCGCCTTTGTGCCTGTCTTCCTGCTGTTGCTGGTCTGGATTGTTCTTCAAGGGCCGGTTGTCGACTGGATGATCATGTCGGGCCTGCCTGACGGCTCCCTTGAGGGATTGAGCACCGGCGCTCGCCAGCTGATCCTGGCAGAAATCACCACGATCTCGAACGGCACCGTCTTTGGCACACCTGACCCGTGGAAGGTTGAGGCCGCAGAGCGCATGATCCGCCTGAACCAATCCGGCTCTGTCCTGTTGCTGTGTGTTGTCGCTATTCTGACGATCCTCCTGATCGTCTTCGCCCGCTTTCGGGTTTCCGCAGAGTTCCGCGCCCGTCACGGGGTAGAGCGGATCGTCTCCGGTCTGATGATTGCCTGCGCGTCGCTGGCGATCTTTGTCACCGTCGGCATCGTGCTGTCGCTGAGCTTTGAAACCTATCGCTTTTTCGAAATGGTCTCAGTCACCGAATTCCTGTTCGGCACCAACTGGGAACCGCAGATCCCGCTGCGCGAGGATCAGGTTGCCGCCGAAGGCGCCTTTGGCTGGTTGCCGGTCATTCTGGGGACAATCGTCATCATGTTCATCGCGCTGGCACTGGCCATTCCGGTGGGCCTGATGTCGGCGATCTACCTGAACGAATTTGCGCCCAACTGGTTCCGCGCCGGTGCCAAGCCCATTCTGGAAATCCTCGCCGGGGTGCCCACGGTGGTCTACGGCTTTTTCGCCATCCTTGTGGTCGCGCCCGCCATCCGGCAATTCGGTCAAAGCATCGGCCTGGACGTGTCGCCCAACACCGCGCTTGCAGCCGGGGGTGTGATGGGGATCATGCTGATCCCGTTCATCTCGTCCTTTGCCGATGACGCCCTGTCGGCGGTCCCGCAAAGCCTGCGAGACGGTGCCTTGGGGCTGGGTGCCACCCGCGCCGAAATGATGACCACTGTGCTGTTTCCCGCTGCCATCCCCGGCATTGTCGGTGGTGTTCTGCTGGCCGTCAGCCGCGCCATCGGTGAGACGATGATCGTGGTGATGGCCGCCGGCCTGATCGCCACCATGACCATCAACCCGCTGGACAGCGTGACCACGGTAACTGTTCAGATCGTGACGCTGCTGATCGGCGACACATCCTTCGACAACCCCAAGACGTTGTCCGCCTTCGCGCTGGGTATGATGTTGTTCATCGTGACCCTGATCATCAACGTATTTGCCATCCGTATCGTGCGCAAATACCGCGAAGCCTACGACTGA
- a CDS encoding sensor histidine kinase — protein sequence MPEFIAAFVDAVPLPALVIRRDESIEAANPQARALLGAGIVGRHFITALRQPQLLDAIEHSLRDSAPRAADYMGNDGRQDTTFRVAVRPVEMRSGAGVLVSFEDVTHAEQLVQMRRDFVANVSHELKTPLTALIGFIETLKGPARNDPVGQARFLNIMEAEAHRMNRLVSDLLSLSRVEADERVRPTERIDLGASILATISGLSPLAQEADVTLVHDLPDAQVVVPADRDQLHQVLTNLIENAIKYCGKGTTVTVRLGAPDYAPGLRAQAATLIIQDNGPGIDPIHLPRLTERFYRIDTHRSREMGGTGLGLAIVKHIVNRHRGRLKIQSEQGAGTRFTITLPVS from the coding sequence ATGCCGGAGTTTATTGCCGCCTTTGTTGATGCGGTGCCGCTGCCGGCGTTGGTGATCCGACGCGACGAAAGCATCGAGGCGGCCAACCCGCAGGCTCGGGCCCTTTTGGGGGCCGGGATCGTGGGTCGCCATTTCATCACCGCCTTGCGGCAGCCGCAACTGCTGGACGCAATCGAACACAGCCTGCGGGACAGCGCCCCGCGCGCTGCCGACTACATGGGCAACGATGGGCGGCAGGATACTACCTTTCGCGTGGCGGTGCGCCCGGTCGAGATGCGCAGCGGGGCAGGGGTTTTGGTCAGCTTTGAGGATGTGACCCACGCCGAACAGCTGGTACAGATGCGGCGGGATTTCGTCGCCAATGTCAGCCACGAACTGAAGACGCCCCTGACTGCGCTGATCGGCTTTATCGAAACGTTGAAAGGCCCAGCGCGCAACGATCCTGTGGGACAGGCGCGGTTCCTGAACATCATGGAGGCAGAGGCGCACCGCATGAACCGGCTGGTCAGTGACCTGCTGTCGCTCAGCCGGGTCGAGGCGGACGAACGGGTCCGCCCGACGGAACGGATTGATCTGGGTGCCTCGATCCTTGCCACCATCAGCGGCCTGTCTCCACTGGCGCAAGAGGCGGACGTCACACTGGTGCACGATTTACCTGACGCGCAAGTGGTGGTGCCCGCAGACCGCGACCAGCTGCATCAGGTGCTGACCAACCTGATAGAGAATGCGATCAAGTATTGCGGCAAGGGCACGACGGTGACGGTGCGGCTGGGTGCGCCGGACTACGCGCCGGGCCTGCGCGCGCAAGCCGCGACCCTGATCATTCAGGACAACGGGCCGGGGATCGATCCGATCCACCTGCCGCGCCTGACGGAACGATTCTACCGCATCGACACGCACCGCTCACGCGAGATGGGCGGCACTGGTTTGGGACTGGCGATTGTCAAACATATCGTCAATCGCCACCGAGGCCGGCTCAAGATCCAGAGCGAGCAGGGCGCGGGCACCCGCTTTACCATCACGCTCCCCGTCAGCTGA
- a CDS encoding YicC/YloC family endoribonuclease: protein MRQSMTGFASQSGQGLGRNWIWELRGVNGKGLDLRLRMPDGIDGLEAGVRARCAEVLKRGNLQISLKLAADEGDAGLRLDEAQLAAVLAAMHRIEADAMAEGLSLAPSTAAEIVGLRGVLTTEAPEAEPVALAAALLADFDGALSDFVTMRQSEGAALSAILTGQLDEITTLVDDATRAVADRQPQQADRLREQLARVMANTDGVDEARIAQELAVIAVKSDITEEIDRLRAHIAAARDLLAAEGAVGRKFDFLMQEFNREANTLCSKSGDARLTQIGLALKTVIDQMREQVQNVE from the coding sequence ATGCGCCAATCTATGACGGGCTTTGCAAGCCAAAGCGGACAGGGGCTTGGCCGCAACTGGATCTGGGAATTGCGCGGCGTGAACGGCAAGGGGCTGGACCTGCGGTTGCGGATGCCCGACGGGATCGACGGGCTGGAGGCCGGAGTGCGGGCCCGCTGCGCAGAGGTGCTCAAGCGCGGCAACCTGCAAATCTCGTTGAAACTTGCGGCGGATGAGGGCGACGCCGGGCTGCGTTTGGATGAGGCGCAACTGGCCGCCGTTCTGGCCGCGATGCACCGGATCGAGGCGGACGCCATGGCAGAGGGGCTGTCTCTGGCGCCCTCGACGGCGGCAGAAATCGTCGGATTGCGCGGGGTGCTGACAACCGAGGCACCAGAGGCAGAACCGGTCGCGCTGGCCGCCGCGCTGCTGGCGGATTTCGACGGAGCTCTGTCCGATTTCGTCACCATGCGCCAATCCGAAGGCGCGGCGTTGAGCGCCATCCTGACCGGGCAACTGGACGAGATCACAACGTTGGTTGACGACGCCACCCGCGCGGTGGCCGACCGCCAGCCGCAACAGGCCGACCGTCTGCGTGAACAACTGGCCCGCGTAATGGCCAATACGGATGGCGTGGACGAGGCGCGCATCGCGCAGGAACTGGCGGTGATCGCCGTGAAATCCGACATCACTGAGGAAATCGACCGGCTGCGGGCCCATATCGCCGCCGCGCGCGATCTGCTGGCGGCCGAGGGCGCGGTGGGCCGCAAGTTTGATTTCCTGATGCAGGAATTCAACCGCGAGGCCAATACGCTATGCTCGAAATCCGGCGATGCGCGGCTGACCCAGATCGGGCTGGCGCTGAAAACCGTGATCGACCAGATGCGCGAACAGGTCCAGAACGTGGAGTGA
- a CDS encoding PAS domain-containing protein, translating into MANAPYQAATDDGSFGMLGKGGKDKGIVSMTERERMRRMAPLRQVEAYWHGLCAADEVPMRSQIDPRGMEDALENAFLMERIAPSMAKIRVAGTHLNDIMGMQIAGMPLSCLIAPPDRERFGEAVKRLFADPAIVRLDLAAEGGFGKPDLEAHMILLPLRSDFGDQTRALGALISHGRIGRTPRRFTLRHIEVTAALSGTVVTPAPTQPATTDAPVMRKEPTADGPRTAAPTSASASGDVKSHLRLVISND; encoded by the coding sequence ATGGCAAACGCGCCTTACCAAGCCGCTACCGACGACGGGAGTTTTGGCATGTTGGGCAAAGGTGGCAAAGACAAGGGCATCGTTTCCATGACGGAACGCGAAAGGATGCGGCGGATGGCCCCCCTGCGGCAAGTCGAGGCCTATTGGCACGGGCTGTGCGCGGCGGACGAGGTGCCGATGCGCAGCCAGATTGACCCGCGCGGCATGGAAGATGCGCTGGAAAACGCCTTTTTGATGGAACGGATTGCGCCCAGCATGGCCAAGATCCGCGTGGCGGGCACCCATCTGAACGACATCATGGGGATGCAGATCGCCGGGATGCCGCTGTCGTGCCTGATCGCCCCGCCGGACCGTGAACGCTTTGGCGAAGCGGTGAAGCGGCTGTTTGCCGATCCGGCCATCGTGCGGCTGGATTTGGCCGCCGAGGGTGGTTTTGGCAAACCGGACCTTGAGGCACATATGATCCTGTTGCCGCTGCGGTCCGATTTCGGCGACCAGACCCGTGCTTTGGGCGCGCTGATCAGCCATGGCCGCATCGGCCGCACCCCGCGCCGCTTTACCCTGCGCCATATCGAGGTGACGGCGGCGCTGTCGGGCACGGTCGTTACACCGGCCCCGACACAGCCCGCGACGACCGACGCGCCAGTTATGCGAAAAGAACCAACCGCCGATGGGCCACGCACCGCGGCGCCGACTTCGGCTTCAGCCTCCGGCGACGTGAAAAGTCACCTGCGGTTGGTGATAAGCAACGACTGA
- a CDS encoding gamma carbonic anhydrase family protein — MTLYALDGIAPDLAADAWAAPDANLIGKVVLEARASVWFGSTLRGDNEEIRVGEGSNVQENTVCHTDMGYPLVIGKGCTIGHKVMLHGCIIGDNTLIGMGATILNGAKIGKNCLIGAGALITEGKEIPDGSLVMGMPGKVVRQLDEAAIKGLRKSALGYQANAARFAAGLTVL; from the coding sequence ATGACGTTGTACGCATTGGACGGAATCGCGCCGGATCTGGCGGCGGACGCATGGGCCGCGCCGGACGCCAACCTGATCGGAAAGGTGGTGCTGGAGGCGCGCGCCTCGGTCTGGTTTGGCAGCACGCTGCGCGGCGACAATGAGGAAATCCGCGTCGGCGAAGGGTCCAACGTGCAGGAAAACACGGTCTGTCATACTGACATGGGCTATCCGTTGGTGATCGGCAAAGGCTGTACCATCGGGCATAAGGTCATGCTGCACGGCTGCATCATCGGGGACAACACGCTGATCGGCATGGGGGCGACCATCCTGAACGGCGCGAAGATCGGCAAGAATTGCCTGATCGGCGCAGGCGCACTGATCACAGAGGGCAAAGAAATCCCCGACGGCAGTCTGGTGATGGGAATGCCCGGCAAGGTGGTGCGCCAACTGGACGAGGCCGCCATCAAAGGGCTGCGCAAATCGGCACTGGGGTACCAGGCGAACGCCGCCCGCTTTGCCGCCGGGCTGACGGTGCTTTAG